Proteins encoded together in one Marinithermus hydrothermalis DSM 14884 window:
- a CDS encoding SAM-dependent methyltransferase, giving the protein MGASTPHERLKKTAQHLIEQVLPRPRPLGVRFWDGSLLPPEVPREDTVILVLKRPEVLARLLEPPLDLALGEAYLEGDFDVEGNLEKALEIAESLTPRLNPLEWAGVLRDATSLKKGLKALGVAARLKGRAHSKERDRQAIQHHYDVSNRFYRLWLDQRMVYSCAYFPQGDEDLDQAQENKLELVLKKLRLQPGERLLDVGAGWGGLIVYAAERYGAQALGVTLSKRQVEHARAVIAENGLEDRVQIELRDYRDVRGPFDKAASIGMAEHVGREKLPEYFRTLYQALRPGGLLLHHVITRGPVPPRFSKTVASGEFMRRYVFPDGEILPLWTHLKAAEEAGFEVCDVEDLRPHYAKTLRHWVARLEARFAEAVREVGAARARLWRLYMSASAYQFAAGHLAIHQVLLAKPNAKGQAAVPPSRADLYIGGGYGGR; this is encoded by the coding sequence ATGGGGGCGAGCACACCGCACGAACGCCTCAAAAAAACCGCGCAGCACCTGATCGAGCAGGTATTGCCGCGCCCGAGGCCGTTGGGCGTCCGGTTCTGGGACGGCAGCCTCCTGCCGCCCGAGGTGCCTCGTGAGGACACGGTGATCCTGGTCCTGAAGCGGCCCGAGGTGCTGGCGCGCCTCCTCGAGCCGCCCCTGGACCTCGCCCTCGGCGAGGCGTACCTCGAGGGCGACTTCGATGTCGAGGGGAACCTAGAGAAGGCGCTGGAAATCGCCGAGTCGCTGACGCCGCGGCTGAACCCCCTCGAGTGGGCCGGCGTGCTGCGGGACGCGACCTCCCTAAAGAAAGGCCTCAAGGCGTTGGGGGTGGCGGCGCGCCTCAAGGGACGTGCGCACTCCAAGGAGCGGGACCGCCAAGCCATCCAGCACCACTACGACGTCTCCAACCGCTTCTACCGCTTATGGCTGGACCAGCGCATGGTCTACTCCTGCGCGTACTTCCCCCAGGGGGACGAGGACCTGGACCAAGCGCAGGAGAACAAGCTGGAGCTGGTGCTGAAAAAACTCCGCCTCCAGCCTGGGGAACGCCTCCTCGACGTGGGCGCAGGCTGGGGCGGCCTCATCGTCTACGCCGCCGAACGCTACGGCGCCCAGGCGCTCGGGGTGACGCTCTCCAAGCGCCAGGTGGAGCACGCCCGGGCCGTGATCGCGGAGAACGGCCTCGAGGACCGGGTCCAGATCGAGCTCCGCGACTACCGGGACGTGCGGGGCCCCTTCGACAAGGCCGCGAGCATCGGCATGGCGGAGCACGTGGGGCGCGAGAAGCTCCCCGAGTACTTCCGCACCCTCTACCAGGCCCTGCGCCCCGGCGGCCTCCTCCTGCACCACGTGATCACGCGTGGGCCGGTACCCCCCCGCTTCTCCAAGACCGTCGCCTCGGGAGAGTTCATGCGGCGCTACGTCTTCCCCGACGGGGAGATCCTCCCGCTTTGGACGCACCTCAAGGCCGCCGAGGAAGCCGGGTTCGAGGTCTGCGACGTGGAGGACCTGCGCCCCCACTACGCCAAAACGCTGCGGCACTGGGTGGCGCGGCTCGAGGCGCGCTTCGCGGAGGCCGTGCGGGAAGTGGGGGCGGCCCGGGCGCGGCTCTGGCGCTTGTACATGAGCGCTTCGGCGTACCAGTTCGCCGCCGGGCACCTCGCGATTCATCAGGTCCTCCTAGCGAAGCCCAACGCCAAGGGCCAGGCGGCGGTTCCGCCCTCGCGGGCGGACCTCTACATAGGAGGAGGGTATGGGGGGCGATAG
- a CDS encoding CRISPR-associated helicase/endonuclease Cas3 has protein sequence MYAHTKGSRGAPHPLNDHLEAVATRAAAFAQPFGGEEIAYCLGLFHDLGKATQAFQNYLSDCEAGRKPAGKVVHAVWGAWLLGAWFNELELPALSLPVLGHHAGLKSPGEASSVYAAKAAAQELREVAKFLQAWSPELPSPRSPRLSGTRGELFIRMLFSALVDADRLDTEAHFDPEAAQLRKARPNLETLWRRFEANQQALLQKTSGTLVNRIRRTIYEAALQAASLPPGFFRLTAPTGGGKTRTGLAFALKHALEHGLRRVIIAIPYTSIIDQTASEYREILGEDAVLEHHSALEVPDEEEQDPRRVMLRLASENWDHPLIVTTTVQLFESLFSHTPSRVRKLHNLSRAVILIDEVQTLPLELLRPTLDVLRELVDRYGASVVFSTATQPAFELAERVPEFTGVQVREIVPDYPRHFAALRRVHYVYCETPMAWEGVAAEIRARPQVMVVLNTRKDALRLLDALEDDPDVFHLSTLLCPAHRRAVLAEIKKRLGSGMPVRLISTQVVEAGVDLDFPEVWRAVGPLDRIVQAAGRCNREGSPSPGRTVIFTPKDGRVPQGTYRSGLGEAQVLLERYGPEALHEPEIFREYFTRLFSTVDLDKKQIQKLREELNYPEVAARYRLIEQETVPVAVPYEEGPKRLAEFLKRPGRRTWQRLQPYLVNLYRYEVIKQRDCVRKVNENLNLYEWTCVYDAVRGIHEFFADPADLVV, from the coding sequence ATGTACGCACATACGAAAGGGTCACGTGGCGCCCCGCACCCCTTGAATGACCACCTCGAGGCCGTAGCCACCCGCGCTGCTGCGTTTGCTCAGCCGTTCGGTGGCGAAGAGATTGCCTACTGCTTAGGGTTGTTTCACGACCTTGGCAAGGCCACACAAGCCTTCCAGAATTACCTAAGCGACTGCGAGGCCGGTCGCAAGCCTGCGGGCAAGGTCGTGCACGCTGTTTGGGGGGCATGGTTGCTGGGGGCCTGGTTCAACGAACTCGAGCTTCCAGCGCTTTCCCTGCCGGTTCTGGGGCACCACGCCGGCCTGAAAAGCCCCGGGGAAGCGAGCAGCGTGTACGCGGCTAAAGCGGCTGCCCAGGAGTTGCGGGAGGTCGCGAAGTTCTTGCAGGCCTGGAGTCCCGAGCTGCCCTCCCCGCGCTCCCCCCGCCTCTCCGGAACGCGCGGCGAGTTGTTCATCCGCATGCTCTTTTCTGCGCTCGTGGACGCCGACCGCCTCGACACCGAGGCCCACTTTGACCCCGAAGCAGCCCAGCTGCGCAAGGCGCGCCCGAACCTCGAGACGCTCTGGCGGCGTTTTGAAGCCAACCAACAAGCCCTTCTCCAAAAGACGAGCGGCACCCTGGTGAACCGTATCCGCCGTACCATCTACGAGGCCGCCCTCCAGGCGGCCAGCCTCCCCCCGGGATTCTTCCGCCTCACCGCCCCCACCGGTGGGGGCAAGACCCGCACCGGCCTGGCCTTCGCCCTAAAGCACGCCCTCGAACACGGGCTTCGCCGCGTGATCATTGCGATCCCCTACACCTCGATCATCGACCAGACCGCGAGCGAGTACCGCGAGATCCTGGGGGAGGACGCGGTCCTCGAGCACCACTCGGCCCTCGAGGTGCCCGACGAGGAGGAACAGGACCCGCGTCGCGTCATGTTGCGCCTCGCTAGCGAGAACTGGGATCACCCCCTCATCGTTACCACCACGGTCCAGCTTTTCGAGAGCCTGTTCAGCCACACCCCTTCCCGCGTTCGCAAACTTCATAACCTGTCCCGCGCCGTGATCCTCATTGATGAGGTGCAGACCCTTCCTCTAGAGCTCCTGCGCCCCACGCTTGACGTGCTGCGTGAACTCGTAGATCGCTACGGCGCGAGTGTGGTCTTCTCCACGGCCACGCAACCTGCCTTTGAGCTAGCCGAGCGGGTTCCTGAGTTCACTGGCGTTCAGGTGAGGGAGATTGTGCCTGACTATCCCCGCCACTTCGCTGCCCTTCGGCGCGTTCACTACGTGTACTGCGAAACCCCCATGGCTTGGGAAGGGGTAGCGGCCGAGATCCGCGCCCGGCCCCAGGTTATGGTGGTCCTCAACACGCGAAAGGATGCGCTCCGGCTTCTCGACGCTCTTGAGGACGATCCGGACGTTTTCCACCTCTCCACGTTGCTCTGCCCAGCCCACCGGCGCGCGGTACTTGCTGAGATAAAGAAACGACTCGGTTCGGGAATGCCCGTGCGCCTGATCAGCACGCAGGTCGTGGAGGCTGGGGTGGACCTTGACTTCCCCGAGGTATGGCGGGCGGTGGGGCCCCTGGACCGGATCGTGCAGGCGGCTGGGCGGTGCAACCGGGAAGGAAGCCCGAGCCCGGGGCGCACCGTGATCTTCACGCCCAAGGACGGCCGTGTTCCTCAGGGCACCTACCGCAGCGGCCTCGGAGAGGCCCAGGTGCTCCTCGAGCGCTACGGCCCGGAGGCCCTGCACGAACCGGAGATCTTTCGCGAGTACTTCACCCGCTTGTTCAGTACCGTGGATCTGGATAAAAAACAAATCCAGAAGCTGCGTGAAGAGCTGAATTACCCGGAGGTCGCGGCCAGGTACCGCCTCATCGAGCAGGAAACGGTTCCCGTAGCGGTCCCTTATGAGGAGGGCCCGAAACGACTGGCCGAGTTTCTGAAGCGTCCCGGTCGCCGTACCTGGCAACGGTTGCAACCCTACCTGGTCAACCTCTACCGATACGAGGTAATAAAACAACGCGACTGCGTACGGAAAGTAAACGAGAATCTGAATCTATACGAATGGACCTGCGTGTACGACGCGGTACGAGGCATCCATGAGTTCTTCGCCGACCCAGCAGATCTGGTGGTATAG
- the cas5c gene encoding type I-C CRISPR-associated protein Cas5c produces the protein MERVGRVSIRVWGEYALFSRPEFKVERVSYPVITPSAARGVLEAIFWKPEIRYQIRRIGVLKPGRQVAILRNEIASRQGRTPIIVEHDRQQRTSLVLKDVAYLIEAEIHLRSHATEPVFKYTDQFRRRVERGQYHHTPYLGTREFTAFFAPMNGEAPPALDLEIGTMLFDIAFVEDNKRKELSFKRPGKTKPVKGYAQPLFFEARVENGWLEVPQALYRELRRLEGEDV, from the coding sequence GTGGAAAGGGTAGGTAGGGTCAGCATCCGGGTCTGGGGCGAGTATGCCCTTTTTTCCCGCCCGGAGTTCAAGGTGGAACGGGTGAGTTACCCCGTGATCACCCCAAGCGCAGCCCGAGGTGTGCTCGAGGCCATCTTCTGGAAACCCGAGATCCGCTACCAGATCCGGCGCATCGGGGTCTTAAAGCCCGGTCGGCAGGTGGCCATCCTGAGGAATGAGATCGCTTCGCGCCAGGGGCGCACCCCCATCATCGTTGAGCACGACCGCCAGCAACGCACGAGCCTGGTGCTTAAGGACGTCGCCTACCTGATCGAGGCCGAGATTCACCTTCGCTCCCACGCTACCGAACCCGTCTTCAAGTACACGGATCAATTCCGCCGCCGCGTGGAGCGCGGCCAGTACCACCACACGCCCTACCTGGGCACCAGAGAGTTCACGGCTTTTTTCGCGCCGATGAACGGGGAGGCACCACCCGCGCTTGATCTTGAGATCGGGACCATGCTCTTCGACATCGCCTTCGTCGAGGATAATAAACGCAAAGAGTTGAGCTTCAAACGCCCCGGAAAAACGAAGCCAGTCAAAGGCTACGCCCAACCCCTCTTTTTCGAAGCTCGCGTGGAAAACGGCTGGCTCGAGGTGCCGCAAGCCCTGTACCGAGAACTGCGCCGGTTGGAGGGAGAGGATGTTTAA
- the cas8c gene encoding type I-C CRISPR-associated protein Cas8c/Csd1: MFKALVELGKALEQQGKLPPPGYYYYKEPIRWRVRVFPDRFLLTPIDRNAARPFSGRTSGVQAHFLVDEAGYALGVDRTPKGSPEKRAKEKFAAFCALLEKFLSWPDLRDKDLAREVERLLEGLRAGWGRDQLESTEIFSKEWVEFVPEVGPLQGTPLFEHPEAVRFWVTELAERAAPRGGEVIGQCAVCGQHAVRLVGRIPLGVKLVGNAPLHSFNQSAFPSYYGGSSPENNAHIGLCLPCADTASRAFNYLSQSENHRKSLISDSNKRDALTNQIALFWTKSPSAIEIGTQNLNGGELNALISEVLSESFASKPITPKPTLPQLQQLLSLPWRPVDSHLNLDDYGFYLAVLSPNVGRIALRDWMAVSLTTLKETLRTFLSATCIVPPGGGPAEPRAIGELVRALESANPNHLRGLLRTAYLGDPPPAGLLQAAVVRFRNARVLENPRESWRLRALASLLKLTLFYGKKEVERMEKLNPSHKTPAYLSGRLLAVLEEAQKRAQGFNLKRTLVERFYGAASTAPAATFGMLLRTAAVAHLPKAGRLNLLVEEILGALDDAGGFPKTLTLKEQAEFALGFYHQRASFREKTKEENLSEAEVQHE; this comes from the coding sequence ATGTTTAAGGCGCTCGTGGAGTTGGGGAAGGCCCTGGAGCAACAGGGAAAGCTTCCACCGCCTGGATACTACTACTACAAAGAACCAATCCGTTGGCGGGTGCGCGTTTTCCCGGATCGTTTCCTGCTAACGCCTATTGATCGAAATGCAGCCCGGCCCTTTTCCGGTCGCACCTCGGGGGTGCAAGCGCATTTTCTGGTGGACGAGGCGGGGTACGCCCTAGGGGTGGACCGAACCCCTAAAGGCTCCCCCGAAAAAAGAGCGAAGGAGAAGTTCGCAGCCTTCTGCGCGCTTCTGGAGAAGTTCCTGTCCTGGCCTGACTTGAGGGATAAGGACCTAGCGCGAGAGGTTGAACGCTTATTGGAGGGACTGCGAGCGGGTTGGGGGCGCGATCAACTCGAGTCAACCGAGATTTTCTCGAAGGAGTGGGTGGAGTTTGTTCCAGAAGTCGGACCGTTACAAGGAACCCCTCTTTTTGAACACCCGGAGGCGGTACGTTTCTGGGTTACGGAACTTGCGGAGCGCGCAGCTCCCAGGGGAGGGGAGGTGATTGGGCAGTGCGCGGTTTGCGGGCAGCACGCGGTCCGTTTAGTAGGGCGCATTCCGCTGGGCGTTAAGCTCGTGGGCAACGCGCCGCTGCACTCGTTCAACCAATCGGCTTTCCCCTCGTATTACGGGGGCAGTTCCCCAGAAAACAACGCACATATCGGGCTTTGCCTCCCGTGCGCCGATACGGCCTCGAGGGCCTTCAACTACCTGAGCCAATCGGAAAATCACCGCAAGTCCCTTATCTCCGATTCGAACAAGCGGGACGCACTCACCAACCAGATTGCCCTCTTCTGGACCAAATCGCCATCCGCGATAGAGATCGGTACACAAAACCTGAATGGGGGAGAACTCAACGCGCTGATCTCCGAGGTTCTTTCCGAAAGCTTCGCGTCAAAACCCATAACGCCCAAGCCCACCCTGCCTCAGTTACAACAACTCTTGTCCTTACCGTGGCGTCCTGTCGATTCCCACCTAAACCTTGACGACTACGGGTTTTACCTGGCCGTACTCTCACCCAACGTGGGACGAATCGCGCTTAGGGATTGGATGGCCGTCTCCCTCACCACCCTCAAGGAAACCCTGCGGACCTTCCTCTCCGCCACCTGCATCGTTCCACCTGGGGGAGGCCCCGCCGAGCCGCGCGCTATCGGGGAGCTCGTGCGCGCCTTGGAGAGTGCAAACCCTAACCATTTACGGGGGTTGCTGCGCACCGCCTACCTGGGCGACCCACCCCCAGCAGGGTTGTTGCAGGCCGCGGTGGTGCGTTTCCGGAACGCGCGTGTGCTCGAGAATCCCAGAGAATCCTGGCGATTAAGGGCCTTGGCTTCGCTGCTCAAACTCACCTTGTTCTACGGGAAGAAGGAGGTAGAGCGCATGGAGAAACTTAACCCAAGCCACAAAACCCCAGCGTACCTTTCGGGAAGACTGCTCGCAGTCCTCGAGGAAGCCCAGAAACGCGCCCAGGGCTTTAACCTCAAGCGCACCCTGGTCGAGCGTTTTTATGGGGCGGCTTCAACCGCGCCCGCGGCCACCTTCGGGATGCTCCTCCGCACTGCAGCGGTCGCACACCTGCCGAAGGCAGGCAGGCTGAACCTTCTGGTGGAGGAGATCCTCGGCGCTTTGGATGACGCGGGCGGGTTCCCTAAAACCCTCACCTTGAAGGAACAAGCGGAGTTCGCGTTAGGTTTTTACCACCAACGGGCGAGCTTCCGGGAAAAAACCAAGGAGGAAAACTTGAGTGAAGCGGAGGTGCAGCATGAGTGA
- the cas7c gene encoding type I-C CRISPR-associated protein Cas7/Csd2: protein MSELHLDPTKRHEFVLLFDVKDGNPNGDPDAGNMPRVDPETMQGIVTDVALKRKVRDYVTLVKQNADGYRIFIQSESALNALIEEAAQAIGTEKNSKRPNKDLQAEMLRRYYDIRMFGAVLTTGDYNAGQVRGPLQFTFARSLDPVLPLELTITRKARTTEERMESGETEMGKKPLVPYGLYRAHGFYNPFLAGGWVSRDDLALFWEALQHLFDFDRSASRGEMHVRGLCIFSHENPKGNAPAHKLFELIRINRKTGVEAPRCFNDYTVEIGLPPSGVTLTCLVDPRKG, encoded by the coding sequence ATGAGTGAACTTCACCTGGACCCTACCAAACGGCACGAGTTCGTCTTGCTCTTCGATGTCAAGGACGGCAACCCCAACGGAGACCCCGATGCAGGGAACATGCCCCGCGTGGATCCTGAAACCATGCAGGGCATCGTGACCGACGTGGCGCTCAAGCGCAAGGTGCGGGATTACGTGACGCTGGTCAAGCAGAACGCGGATGGTTATAGAATCTTCATTCAAAGTGAATCCGCCCTAAACGCACTTATCGAGGAAGCTGCTCAGGCCATCGGGACCGAGAAAAACAGCAAACGCCCGAACAAGGATCTCCAGGCCGAGATGCTCCGCCGCTATTACGACATCCGCATGTTCGGCGCAGTACTCACAACTGGAGATTACAACGCAGGGCAGGTGCGCGGCCCTCTTCAGTTCACCTTTGCCCGCTCCCTAGACCCCGTCCTCCCCCTAGAACTCACCATCACCCGCAAAGCACGCACCACGGAGGAACGCATGGAGAGCGGCGAAACCGAGATGGGGAAGAAACCCCTGGTACCCTACGGGCTGTACCGCGCCCACGGTTTCTACAATCCTTTCCTGGCAGGCGGTTGGGTAAGTCGGGACGACCTGGCCCTCTTTTGGGAGGCATTACAGCACCTTTTTGACTTTGATCGCTCAGCCTCCCGCGGTGAGATGCACGTGCGCGGGCTTTGCATCTTCAGCCATGAGAATCCCAAGGGCAACGCTCCCGCCCACAAGCTCTTCGAACTCATCCGGATCAACAGGAAAACCGGCGTTGAAGCCCCGCGCTGCTTCAACGACTACACGGTAGAGATCGGTCTGCCCCCCAGCGGTGTGACACTCACCTGCCTGGTGGATCCTCGGAAAGGCTAG
- the cas4 gene encoding CRISPR-associated protein Cas4 — protein MEEPVPISAIQHYAYCPRQYALIHIEQIWEDNLYTLRGHRAHAQVHTPEGMAREGMRVEYGLPLWSDQLGLVGQADVVEFLEDTPYPVEHKVGERRARHADTLQLTAQGLCLEEMFSVPVRKGALYYRQSRRRREVTFTPALRAEVMEVLQAIRTLQAHPALPPPVNDARCKDCSLVAACLPQARDRLEGLT, from the coding sequence ATGGAGGAGCCCGTACCCATCTCCGCCATCCAGCACTACGCTTACTGCCCCCGCCAGTACGCCTTGATCCACATCGAGCAGATTTGGGAGGACAACCTCTACACGCTACGCGGGCACCGCGCACACGCGCAGGTACATACGCCCGAAGGCATGGCGCGGGAAGGAATGCGGGTGGAGTACGGGCTCCCCCTCTGGTCCGATCAGCTGGGGTTGGTAGGCCAAGCAGACGTGGTGGAGTTCCTTGAGGACACACCCTACCCTGTAGAGCACAAGGTAGGGGAGCGTCGCGCCCGGCACGCTGACACGCTCCAGCTCACGGCGCAGGGCCTTTGCCTCGAGGAGATGTTCAGCGTACCGGTGCGCAAAGGAGCACTTTACTACCGCCAGAGCCGCCGGCGTCGCGAGGTTACCTTTACCCCTGCGTTACGCGCCGAGGTTATGGAGGTGCTGCAGGCAATCCGCACGCTTCAAGCACACCCCGCCTTACCCCCACCCGTGAACGACGCGCGTTGCAAGGACTGCTCGTTGGTAGCAGCCTGCCTGCCCCAGGCCCGAGACCGCCTTGAAGGACTCACATGA
- the cas1c gene encoding type I-C CRISPR-associated endonuclease Cas1c encodes MNRVLLNTLFVQTQGAYLHLDHEVLEVKVENEVRLRVPLHHLGNVAVFGQVLVSPFLIHKLVEDGKELVYYTRSGRFRGRLQGPVQGNVLLRRAQHKALDTPQMTLELARGFVLGKIRNARGVLLRARRDDPDLAPRVEAPLQELLHLQEAVQRAVTLDELRGVEGMAAVHYFTALAHLVRVPGINFSGRNRRPPRDPVNALLSFLYTLLMNDVASALEGVGLDPQVGYLHALRPGRLALALDLMEEFRPWFTDRLALSLINRKQVSTRDFDYRPGGAVMLNEEGRKKVIVAYQKRKQEEVSHPLFKEKIPVGLVWHVQARLLARRIREDLETYVAFTPR; translated from the coding sequence ATGAACCGCGTACTGCTCAACACTCTCTTTGTTCAGACCCAGGGAGCCTACCTTCACCTCGACCACGAGGTCTTGGAGGTTAAGGTCGAGAATGAGGTCCGTTTGCGGGTGCCGCTGCATCACCTGGGGAACGTGGCGGTGTTTGGGCAGGTGCTGGTGAGCCCGTTCCTGATTCACAAGCTCGTGGAGGACGGAAAGGAGCTCGTGTACTACACCCGCAGCGGGCGGTTCCGCGGTCGTCTGCAAGGCCCGGTCCAGGGCAACGTGTTGCTGCGGCGCGCCCAGCACAAAGCACTCGACACCCCCCAGATGACCCTGGAGTTGGCTCGAGGGTTCGTTCTCGGGAAGATCCGGAACGCTCGAGGTGTACTGTTACGAGCGCGTCGGGACGATCCGGACCTGGCACCGAGGGTGGAAGCTCCCCTACAAGAGCTCCTTCACCTCCAGGAAGCTGTGCAGCGCGCCGTGACTCTGGATGAACTAAGGGGAGTGGAGGGCATGGCAGCAGTGCATTACTTTACTGCGCTTGCTCATCTCGTGCGAGTGCCCGGAATCAATTTCTCCGGGCGAAACCGCCGCCCACCACGCGACCCGGTGAACGCCTTGCTTTCGTTCCTTTACACCCTCCTAATGAACGACGTGGCTTCTGCCCTTGAAGGCGTTGGGCTGGACCCGCAGGTCGGGTACCTCCACGCCCTCCGCCCTGGCCGCCTGGCGCTCGCTTTGGATTTGATGGAGGAGTTCCGCCCCTGGTTTACGGATAGGTTAGCCCTAAGCCTGATAAACCGTAAGCAGGTCAGCACACGGGACTTCGACTACCGCCCAGGTGGGGCGGTGATGCTCAACGAGGAGGGAAGAAAAAAGGTAATCGTGGCTTACCAGAAGCGGAAGCAAGAAGAAGTTTCTCACCCCTTGTTTAAGGAGAAAATCCCTGTGGGGCTAGTCTGGCATGTTCAGGCGCGGCTTTTAGCACGGCGTATTCGAGAGGATCTCGAGACGTACGTGGCATTCACGCCGAGGTGA
- the cas2 gene encoding CRISPR-associated endonuclease Cas2 — translation MKRLDVLVTYDVETTTLEGRSRLRRVAQVCKNFGQRVQFSVFELRVTEAQLEEFEAKLLDIIDPENDSLRIYVLHGGRERSLRQYGVDRYIDFDDPLVV, via the coding sequence TTGAAACGACTGGATGTACTGGTAACCTACGATGTGGAAACCACGACCCTCGAGGGGAGGTCGCGACTGCGGCGGGTAGCTCAGGTTTGTAAGAACTTCGGTCAACGGGTGCAGTTTTCCGTGTTTGAGCTTAGGGTAACGGAGGCCCAGCTTGAGGAGTTTGAGGCGAAACTGCTTGACATCATAGATCCCGAGAACGACAGCCTCAGGATCTATGTGTTACACGGGGGGCGTGAGCGGAGTTTACGTCAGTATGGCGTAGACCGCTACATCGACTTCGATGACCCTTTGGTTGTGTAG
- a CDS encoding ribbon-helix-helix protein, CopG family, protein MGAVKQLTVPDDVFEGLEKLRRSMRTSRIEALRWLIRRELAFRELDRLWQEQSERNADLSEEEAMRIALEAVQEVRRASRSKGRKR, encoded by the coding sequence ATGGGGGCGGTGAAGCAACTAACCGTGCCGGACGACGTCTTCGAGGGCTTGGAGAAGCTGAGGCGGAGCATGCGCACCTCGCGCATTGAAGCGCTCCGCTGGCTTATTCGTCGGGAGTTGGCCTTCCGCGAACTCGATCGGCTGTGGCAAGAGCAATCAGAGCGAAACGCCGACTTGTCCGAAGAAGAGGCTATGCGGATCGCCCTCGAAGCTGTCCAAGAGGTGCGGCGTGCTTCACGCTCTAAAGGGCGCAAGCGTTGA
- a CDS encoding P-II family nitrogen regulator produces the protein MFNLSGKGSHGFHEGHLLFNEEDTLAMVVSVMPEEKALSILEGLAPFLNKHSGVVFVSDTMVSRLEKFKK, from the coding sequence ATCTTTAACCTTTCGGGTAAAGGAAGCCACGGGTTTCACGAGGGGCACCTCCTCTTTAACGAGGAGGACACCCTGGCGATGGTGGTGTCGGTAATGCCTGAAGAAAAAGCGCTGTCGATCCTCGAGGGGCTCGCACCCTTTTTGAACAAGCATTCCGGGGTGGTGTTCGTCTCGGACACGATGGTGAGCCGCCTGGAAAAATTCAAGAAATAA
- a CDS encoding P-II family nitrogen regulator: MKKVEIIVRGEDLNFVLDLLEKADVSGYTIVHL, from the coding sequence ATGAAGAAGGTGGAGATCATCGTGCGAGGGGAGGACCTGAACTTCGTGCTGGACCTGCTCGAAAAGGCGGACGTGAGCGGGTACACCATCGTCCATCTTTAA
- a CDS encoding zinc ribbon domain-containing protein: MRPHLLSHFVQTLTVRCTLKPTLEQAEALEATAKRFAEGCNHVLRVAKRTGTFRRFALHRLVYRDLRAMGLSANLAVQAIARVVRRKGQRAKHYQATSCDYDRPRHTSRTCSRCGHTSKASRRSQARFRCEACGFQHNADWVASVNIARRALAQGAGSAGPGHGQLALMLGHRLERLHLPAS; this comes from the coding sequence ATGCGCCCTCACCTCCTTTCGCATTTCGTGCAGACCCTTACGGTGCGTTGCACCTTGAAGCCCACCCTCGAACAGGCCGAGGCCCTGGAGGCCACGGCCAAGCGTTTCGCCGAAGGGTGCAACCACGTCTTGCGGGTCGCTAAGCGCACGGGCACCTTTCGCCGCTTTGCGCTGCACCGCCTGGTTTACCGGGACCTCCGGGCGATGGGGCTTTCCGCTAACCTCGCCGTGCAGGCCATCGCTCGGGTGGTGAGGCGTAAGGGGCAACGGGCCAAGCACTACCAGGCTACGTCCTGTGACTACGACCGGCCTAGGCACACCAGCCGGACCTGTTCCCGGTGCGGCCACACCTCCAAGGCCAGCCGCCGGAGCCAGGCCCGTTTCCGTTGCGAGGCTTGCGGGTTCCAGCACAACGCGGACTGGGTGGCGAGCGTGAATATCGCCCGGAGGGCGTTGGCCCAAGGAGCGGGCTCCGCGGGCCCGGGCCACGGTCAGCTGGCCCTGATGCTGGGGCATCGTCTTGAGCGCCTTCACCTCCCGGCAAGCTGA
- a CDS encoding restriction endonuclease: MGLDVIYIQAKQWSNPVGCPEVRKFVGALHGKKARKGVFITTSSFTKEAHDFVKHLDPKVVLIDGETLARLMIEHNVGVTVKSVYELKAVDRDFFEEPS, encoded by the coding sequence CTGGGGCTCGACGTGATCTACATTCAAGCAAAGCAGTGGAGCAATCCCGTGGGATGCCCGGAAGTACGGAAATTTGTCGGCGCGTTGCATGGAAAGAAGGCTAGGAAGGGCGTGTTCATCACTACGTCTAGCTTCACAAAAGAAGCGCATGATTTCGTCAAACACCTGGATCCAAAGGTGGTGCTGATCGATGGGGAAACTCTAGCGCGCTTAATGATAGAGCACAACGTGGGTGTAACCGTTAAATCGGTCTACGAACTGAAAGCGGTGGATCGTGATTTCTTCGAGGAGCCCTCTTAA